A section of the Styela clava chromosome 9, kaStyClav1.hap1.2, whole genome shotgun sequence genome encodes:
- the LOC120339653 gene encoding protein Wnt-5-like: MYLSQRTILLYVRFLIAFTFNVEVNSHWWSMSNKPLSITLDNHKTKSICEYVEGLSRNQKTLCRRYYNHMSFVSEGAQNGINECQHQFDGHRWNCSTVKDSSVFGKVLKIGSKETAFTYAVAAAGVVYSVAKGCKSDTLGTCGCSRKQRPMGLAKEWRWGGCGDDTDYAYGFAREFIDARERDNLSPRGRKERARKIMNMHNNEAGRMAAVRATRPACKCHGVSGSCSLKSCWYQVPDFRVIGDMLKVEHKRAIEMRMNKRGLIRPRKRPREAPFITDLIFIESSPDYCRRNTRTGVLGTRGRECKLNSRGMDGCGLLCCGRGYRTKMIEVTERCNCKFEWCCEVRCQKCKRKIVQYTCK, encoded by the exons ATGTATCTGAGTCAAAGAACTATCTTATTGTATGTTAGATTTCTCATAGCTTTCACATTCAACGTGGAAGTGAACAGTCATTGGTG GTCAATGTCAAACAAGCCCCTCTCAATCACACTGGataatcacaaaacaaaatcaatttgCGAATACGTCGAAGGATTATCACGAAATCAGAAAACTTTATGCAGAAGATATTATAATCACATGTCGTTCGTTAGTGAAGGAGCACAAAACGGAATTAATGAATGTCAACATCAGTTCGATGGTCATAGATGGAATTGCTCTACTGTTAAAGACAGTTCTGTGTTTGGGAAAGTTTTAAAGATAG GGAGTAAAGAAACTGCTTTTACATATGCCGTTGCAGCAGCTGGAGTAGTTTACTCAGTAGCAAAGGGTTGCAAAAGTGATACATTGGGCACATGTGGGTGCAGTCGGAAACAACGACCAATGGGATTAGCAAAGGAGTGG AGATGGGGAGGCTGTGGAGATGATACCGATTATGCTTATGGATTTGCAAGAGAATTCATTGATGCGAGAGAACGAGACAATCTCTCTCCTAGAGGAAGAAAGGAGAGAGCAAGAAAAATTATGAACATGCACAACAACGAAGCTGGAAGAATG GCTGCAGTTCGTGCTACTCGTCCAGCATGTAAGTGTCATGGCGTATCTGGTTCCTGTAGTTTGAAAAGTTGCTGGTACCAGGTTCCCGACTTCAGAGTCATTGGCGATATGTTGAAAGTAGAACATAAAAGAGCCATTGAAATGAGAATGAATAAAAGGGGACTTATTCGACCCCGTAAAAGGCCACGAGAGGCGCCATTTATCACTGACTTGATATTTATAGAGTCCTCTCCGGATTACTGCAGACGTAATACTCGTACTGGTGTTCTCGGCACTAGAGGTCGGGAATGTAAACTAAACTCTCGTGGTATGGACGGTTGTGGATTACTATGTTGTGGTCGAGGATATAGAACAAAAATGATTGAAGTTACCGAAAGATGTAATTGTAAATTTGAATGGTGTTGCGAAGTCCGATGCCAGAAATGTAAAAGAAAAATTGTCCAATATACATGTAAATAA
- the LOC120339206 gene encoding arrestin domain-containing protein 3-like, translating to MGKIVSFGFVFSDNKTVYFPGDFVSGHLVVDILRPMKIKEIKIRFFGKALVRWKTTEMVNVSNLHESIHASQTNRQSVTRNYSATQNLFNQHMLLYGREVNGEHSLPQGQTILPFECQLPHPLPSSFEGEFGYIRYSVKATIVREWRLDCTTKKSFTVLDSLDLNRIQDITNPSQNYDSQSIACSCSRSGIIEVDFSSDRTGYVPGEYIKINANISNSSNSRVKSSSVKLLQTVTFYASSKTRRKTYVINDVTGPSVPKRKTFNWADAVLHIPPLPPSESRNCRIIDIDYSLVFHARLRDFTPDIRMFVPIILGTVPIDSLEMYSRTTLNGYTMSSVIPSAPTRDAISAENSDPPPNYTSQMPPPPSYAAATGSIPILRDEEDGEDEHYNEEHEAFAPRYTYYDWDHNS from the exons ATGGgaaaaattgtttcatttgGATTTGTATTTTCTGACAACAAGACAGTATACTTTCCAGGCGATTTTGTAAGTGGACATCTTGTCGTGGATATTCTCCGACCGATGAAAATTAAGG AAATCAAAATAAGATTTTTCGGCAAAGCTCTTGTTCGTTGGAAAACTACAGAGATGGTGAATGTTTCCAATCTGCACGAAAGCATACATGCCAGCCAAACAAATAGGCAATCTGTTACTAGAAATTACTCCGCTACACAAAACCTTTTTAACCAACATATGTTGTTGTATGGAAGAG AAGTGAATGGCGAACATAGCTTACCACAGGGACAGACTATTTTACCATTTGAATGCCAACTGCCACATCCTCTACCGTCATCGTTTGAAG gagAATTCGGATACATACGATACTCTGTTAAAGCAACAATAGTTAGAGAATGGAGGCTCGATTGTACAACGAAAAAATCTTTTACAGTTCTTGATAGTCTTGATCTAAATCGTATACAAGATATTACG AATCCGTCACAAAATTATGATTCACAGTCAATAGCGTGTTCGTGCTCAAGAAGTGGAATAATTGAAGTTGATTTTTCTTCAGACAGAACTGGTTACGTGCCAGgcgaatatataaaaataaatgctaaTATTTCTAATTCAAG TAACAGCAGAGTCAAATCAAGCTCAGTCAAACTTCTACAGACAGTGACGTTTTATGCTTCATCAAAAACACGGAGAAAAACTTACGTTATAAATGATGTGACTGGTCCTTCAGTTCCAAAGCGTAAAACATTCAATTGGGCAGACGCAGTTCTTCACATACCTCCTCTTCCTCCGTCAGAATCTAGAAATTGCAGAATTATCGATATCGACTATTCGTTAGTT TTCCATGCTAGACTCCGAGACTTCACACCAGATATTCGCATGTTTGTTCCAATCATACTAGGAACGGTGCCAATCGATAGTCTTGAAATGTACAGTAGAACAACATTAAATGGATATACAATGTCTTCAGTCATTCCGAGTGCCCCCACAAGAGATGCGATTTCAGCTGAAAACTCTGATCCTCCTCCAAACTATACGTCTCAGA TGCCACCACCGCCATCGTATGCTGCTGCCACTGGGTCAATACCTATTTTAAGGGATGAAGAGGATGGCGAAGATGAACATTATAATGAAGAACACGAGGCATTTGCCCCCAGATACACATATTATGACTGGGATCATAATTCCTGA